In Alteromonas macleodii, the sequence ACTGGCGCTTTAGCAGCAGTAGCTTGGTCAGTACTTTTGCTGTCATCAGTACTTGAAGCAACCAGCTCTTCATCTAACGCTGTTTCATCTTCAATCTCCACAGCCGCAACCGCAGCTTTCGCTACCCGCTCTGATGGGAAAGATTCAGGCTCTACGATGGGCTTTTTAGGTGGGTTTGCAGGAACAGAGACAAAGGGCTCTCTGTTCGTTTGCTTCTTGCCATCAAGAAAGTCTGGTAAAAAGATAACCGCTAGGGCGACAACAATAATTGTCCCCACCAGTCTATTCTTTAATGCCGATGTCACTGTGCTCTCCTGCTTGAATACACGGTTTTACTTACAATGCGCGTGTTAGTTTTGCTCAGCAAGTACGTCTGCAACGGTAACAAAAGAACCAAAAACGAGAATAAGTTCACCAGTTTGATAATCTGCAAGCGCACGTTGATATGCTGAAGTCACGTCTTGAAACGTATCTATATTCTCTATGGTTGTGCCGGCATTAACAAGTGCATTTTCAAGTACTTCTGCACTGCAACCTCGCGGCCCACTTGTTGAAGCTAAGTACCACTTGGCGTTAAGCCCTGAAAGAGGCGCCAAGGTTTCAGCAATTGACTTATCTTTGAGCATACCCACAACAACGCGCATCTGGCTAACATCGTAACGATTTAGCCACTCTTGCATGGCCGTGGTAGCTTGTGGATTATGGGCGACATCTACGACAACAAGAGGCGATTCACTAATTGTTTGTTGGCGACCCGGCATAGTGGTATTTTCGATAATGTCCCTAACCACGCTTTCTTCGGGCAGTAAGTCTAAAAGCTCAAGTGCTGCTAATGCTGTGCTTGCATTTTGTAGAGGGATTTTGGGATAAGGTAACGACGCGTAGCTGTTACTCTTTCCTTTCCAGCTCCACTCGTTGTAGTCACTTGCCACTACTGTGACGAAGTCTTGCGTGGCCCAGCGTACGTTTGCCTGTAACTCATTAGCCACATCGTAAAGAGAAGATGGCGGAAACAGTTCACCCACTACTGCACTACCATTTTTACGCATAATACCGGCTTTCTCACGAGCAATTTTTTCCCGTGTATTGCCAAGCCAATCCTGATGATCAAGGTCAATAGTCGTAATAACGGCAAGATTAGGGTCTATAATGTTCGTAGCATCCAAGCGTCCACCTAAACCAACTTCAAGAATAACTACATCGACTGCCCATGGCTGCATCATTTTCATTGCAGCGAGCGTACCAAATTCAAAATAAGTTAAGGTGATGGGTTCGTCAGCATTGCTCTTTCGCGCACTTTCTACAAACTCAAAAGCATCGACAAATTCACTGGCAGGCGGTAATTCGCCATTGTAACGCACCCGTTCACGGTAATCGGTTAGATGAGGTGAGCTGTATACCGCAACACTTTTGCCTTGCGATAACATGGCTTGTTCAAGCAAGCGGCAAGTTGTGCCTTTCCCATTTGTTCCTGCGACGGTAATAACCAGCGACTGACTGAGCGATAATGCCATGGCGTTAGCCACTTCTTTCACTCTGTCTAGCCCCATATCGATGGCGCTAGGATGAATAGATTCTAGGTAGGATAACCACTGACTCAGGCTTTTTTGCGAAGCTGAAGGCGCAGAGGCGCCTTCTTTATTTGGCACTGAGCCAGGTTTTAAATTGTTTTCGTTATTCACTAATTCTTGTAATGCAACTTAACCAACAGGCTGTGTAATCTATCACGCATATCTCTGCGGTCAATGATCATATCAATTGCACCTTTCTCAACAAGGAATTCACTGCGCTGGAAACCTTCCGGCAGCTTTTCTCTTACTGTTTGCTCGATTACGCGAGGGCCCGCGAAGCCAATAAGCGCCTTTGGCTCTGCTACGTTTACGTCACCAAGCATTGCCAAGCTTGCAGATACACCACCCATTGTTGGGTCGGTAAGCACACTAATATAAGGCAAACCTTTTTTGCTCATCTTAGCAAGCGCTGCAGATGTTTTAGCCATTTGCATTAGTGACATAAGCGCTTCTTGCATACGCGCACCACCACTTGCACTAAAGCAAATTAGCGGCATATCATTTTCTAAACATGCATTAACAGCGGCAACGAAACGTGCACCTACTACTGAAGCCATTGAACCGCCCATAAACGCAAATTCAAAACATGCAACGACGACAGGCATACCTTTTAACTTGCCCTGCATTACCACTAGGGCATCTTTTTCGTTAGTCGACTTTTGCGCTGCGACAATACGATCTTTGTAGCGTTTAGAATCTTTAAACTTAAGTACGTCTTGCGGCTCGTGCTCTGCACCTAACTCAACGCGATCGCCATCGTCTAAGAAGGCATCGATGCGACGGCGCGCAGTAATGCGCATGTGGTGGTCGCATTTAGGGCAAACTTCCTGAAGTTTTTCCAGTTCGCTCTTATACAGCACGGCTTGGCATGAACCACACTTTGTCCATATACCTTCTGGCACATTACCTTTGGTTGAAGTTTGCGTGCGAGGAAGAATTTTTTGAATCCAGCTCATGGAAATTGAATCCTTTGTTTTTGTTTGCCGACCATGACGATTAATGTTTGTTCATACTTGTGGTCAACAACACATTAAATTTTTAAGTTTCATACTGTATTACAAAGAAAAAATACGTAACACAATAGAACAGCTACCTAATATAGCGCGCTATTAGACCACAATACAACGAAATGGAAAAAACAAAACTGGTCTTAGAAGTTGGCAAGCAGTGGTTTGGGGGTGGTGCATTTGATTTTGCCTAAGTTAACTACCGTAAAAAAGGCAGCTAACTCAGGCGTGAGTTACATCGGCCGCGAGGCAAAAGGCTTATACTTCTGGGAGAAAAAGCGGGCCTAACGGCGGTTTAGGCAAGTTATGCTCTTCAGGGTAAGTTACATCTACCAGATACAAACCATTTGGCTTTGCCGTGGCTGCTGATTTGCTTCTATCTTTTAGGCTTAATAAGTGAGCAATCCAATTAACGTCTTGCTCACCTGCCCCAATTTCAACTAGCGCGCCGGTGATATTGCGAACCATGTGATGCAAGAACGCATTGGCACGAATATCAATAATCACATAGCGACCTTGGCGATACACACTTACATCGGTCACATTGCGAAACGGGGTTTTACTTTGGCACAACGCCGCACGGAACGACGTAAAGTCCTGTTCACCCAATAGCGCTTGGGCAGCAAGGTGCATTTTTCTCTCGTCTAATTCACGGTGAATGTGGGTAACGCCCGAGTTCAAAATTGCTGGGCGCATTTTTGCATTATGGATAACATAGCGATAGCGGCGATGGGTAGCAGAAAAACGAGCATGAAAATCATCGCTTACGTTTTTCGCCCAAGTAACGGCAACAGAGTTTGGAAGGTTAGCGTTAACCCCAAGCGTCCATGCGCGCTCTGAACGTGGAGCATCACAACTGAAGTGAACCACTTGCCCAGTCGCGTGCACACCAGCATCAGTGCGTCCAGCGCATTGCACTTCAATAGGTTGGTTGGCTACTGTCGATAGTGCCTTTTCAAGATGCTCTTGAACACTCGGTACTTCGCGCTGGCGTTGCCAACCGTAAACTGCAGCACCGTCGTATTCAATACCTAAGGCAATTCGCCCCATATCAGTTTTACCCCGTTTCTTAAAAGGCGCTAAGTGTAGTCATCTCGCTTACAACATGCAATGCTGCTTATAATCAAAGCCCAGCTACTGCGTGGCAGATAAATGCAAGTTAATGAAATCAAAAGCGGCCTGTATATCTTATCAATATACAGGCCGCTTAATACGACAATCAATGCAGGTTTACGCCTACTCCTACAAGTGAATTAAGTAATTTTTTGTAGAATTGAAGCCGCTTCCTGTTTCTGCTCTTCGCTGCCATCTTTCATTACTTCTTCAAGCAACTCCTTCGCAGCATCTGCATCTTCCATTTCAATGTATGCACGAGCCAAATCTAAATTGGCGTTTTGCCCTGCGTCTTTATCTATGTCAATTACTGTGTCTTCGTCAGAAACGCCAGTAAAGTCAGATAAACTCACATCGAGATCTAGCGCTTGGCTATCTGGGTCAAGTTCGTCAGAGTCGTCGCCATCGTCCATCAATGCTTCTACATCAAGAAAATCTTCGGATGGCGTTTGAGGCTCACTTTCCGCGTCGACATCACTTAGTAAAGCAGCTAAATCTAAATCAGGATTATCAAGCTTCAGCTCTTCCTCTTGTTCCTTTTCAGGCTCAGCTTGTTCCGCACCCTGCTGGTCCTCTTCAATTTCCACAGGCGTGGCGATATCTAAGTCCACATCATCTGGTATGTCGAGGTCGTCTAACGCTAGTTCAGAGTCATCGTCTTCAAGGGCGAAAGTTTCTTCTTCGCTATCATCCAGCGCTGATTCTATGTCATCGCCATCATCTAACTCGAAAGTTTCGTCGTTTTCATCTAGCTCGAAGGTATCGTCAGTTTCCGCTGGTTCAAGGTTTTCAGTTGCTTCAAGGTTGTCAGCGACATCGTCTTCCAACTCAAACGTGGCATCATCGTCAGCTTCCTGTTCAAGTTCGAGCGTATCTGCATCATTTTCGGTAACTGACTCTTGTGTATCTTCACTTTCGATATCGCTTGCATCTACGGCATCATCTGACTCAAGGCTTTGAAGAAGTTCATCAAACTCAGCACTGTCTAAGTCATCGAGTATCTCGTTGTCGTCAACAGCATCGTCTTCGTCAGAGCCTGACAACCAATCGTCAAGACCAGGCACGTCATCAAGTTCGTTGAATTCTTTTTCTTTACTCTCTTCTGAGTCATCCTCGCTTGAATCTGGCTCTTGGACTGAGTCCATGTTTTCAGCACTACCAGAGTCTTCGAGTTGTTGATCACTTTCATCAACGCCGTCGACCTCTTGCTCAAGTTCAAAGCTGTCTATTTCATCAAATGCTTCATCTAACAGACTGTCGTCGTAATCATCACTGTCTTCTTCTGCCGGTGACTCAGATTCATCTTGGGCAAAATCATCCGATGAAGGCTCTTGTTCAGCTGAAGGCTTTTCGACTGCTGAAGGCTCTATCTCACCGAAAGAAGGAATGTCATCCATCATTTGCTTTTCAAACGCTTCGATGGCGTCATCTAACGGATCGTCTGCATCACTTTCCGTTTTGTCTTCGGCGCTTTCAGTGGCACTTTCGAGTTCAGGTTCCGGCTCTATCTCAGCTTCTACTTCTTCCTCGAATTCCAACTCTGCTTCAGGCTCAGGCTGAGACTCTAGCTCTGCTTCTAATTCAGGCTCTAGTTCTGACTCTATATCGGCATCTTGTTCGGGCTCTACTTCAGTGCCCAACTCTGGTTGTTCTTCTGGCTCTGCGTCTGTACTAGAGCCTTGTTTAGGCTCTGCATTAGTGCTTAACTCTTGCTGCTCTTCTGACTCTAGCTCTGGTTCTGACTGTGGCTCTACAGTATCTTCAAGCTCGCTATCAGCGTCAGCTTCCGCCTCAACCTTCTCTTCAGGTGCTAATTCACCTTCTTCTGATTCAGTATCGAAGTCTAGTTCTGCTTCAGGTTCTGGCTGAGACTCTAGCTCTGCTTCTAATTCAGGCTCTGGTTCTGACCCTATATCGGTATCTTGGTCAAGCTCTGCTTCAGCGCCCAACTTTTGCTGCGCCTCGTCCTCTACCTTGTCTTCGGGTGCTAATTCGCCTTCTTCTGATTCAGTATCGAATGCAAGTTCTGCTTCTGGCTCTACATTATCTTCAAGATCGGTATCAGCGTCTGCGTCCACCTCAACCTTGTCTTCAGGTGCTAACTCGCCTTCTTCTGATTCAGTATCGAAGTCTAGTTCTGCTTCAGGCTCAGGCTGAGACTCAAGCTCTGCTTCTAGCTCAGGCTCTAATTCTGACTCTATATCGGCATCTTGTTCGGGCTCTAGTTCAGTTCCTAATTCAGGTTGCTCTTCTAGCGCTGGTTCTGTTTCTTCAGGTTGTGTAACGGTTTCGTCTTCAGCATTAAATTCTGCATCTGTGTCATTTTCAGACTCTATTTCAGATTCAAGTTCAGAAAGCAGTTCGTCTGTTAGCTGATCTACGTCTTCGCTGGTGTTAGATTCCTCAGCTTCTAGTTCAGCGAGAAGCTCATCAGTTAGAGGGTCGCTAAAGTCATCTTCGTTTTCTTCGCCGTCAGAAAGAGTTAAGTCGGTATTTTCATCGTGAGCGTCTGGGTTGGCGTCTGGGCTAACTTCTGGTTCACCTTCCAGCTCGGCTTCAAGCTCAGCGAGTAACTCGTCAGTAAACGGGTCCTCAAAATCCCCTTCATCTTCTGCTTGAGAAGGTGACTCACTTGAAGTGTTTTCATCTTCAGGCATTTGAGCAGCTGAGGGCATTTGAGCAGCTGAGGGCATTTGATCCGCTGAAGG encodes:
- the folC gene encoding bifunctional tetrahydrofolate synthase/dihydrofolate synthase; translated protein: MNNENNLKPGSVPNKEGASAPSASQKSLSQWLSYLESIHPSAIDMGLDRVKEVANAMALSLSQSLVITVAGTNGKGTTCRLLEQAMLSQGKSVAVYSSPHLTDYRERVRYNGELPPASEFVDAFEFVESARKSNADEPITLTYFEFGTLAAMKMMQPWAVDVVILEVGLGGRLDATNIIDPNLAVITTIDLDHQDWLGNTREKIAREKAGIMRKNGSAVVGELFPPSSLYDVANELQANVRWATQDFVTVVASDYNEWSWKGKSNSYASLPYPKIPLQNASTALAALELLDLLPEESVVRDIIENTTMPGRQQTISESPLVVVDVAHNPQATTAMQEWLNRYDVSQMRVVVGMLKDKSIAETLAPLSGLNAKWYLASTSGPRGCSAEVLENALVNAGTTIENIDTFQDVTSAYQRALADYQTGELILVFGSFVTVADVLAEQN
- the accD gene encoding acetyl-CoA carboxylase, carboxyltransferase subunit beta; translation: MSWIQKILPRTQTSTKGNVPEGIWTKCGSCQAVLYKSELEKLQEVCPKCDHHMRITARRRIDAFLDDGDRVELGAEHEPQDVLKFKDSKRYKDRIVAAQKSTNEKDALVVMQGKLKGMPVVVACFEFAFMGGSMASVVGARFVAAVNACLENDMPLICFSASGGARMQEALMSLMQMAKTSAALAKMSKKGLPYISVLTDPTMGGVSASLAMLGDVNVAEPKALIGFAGPRVIEQTVREKLPEGFQRSEFLVEKGAIDMIIDRRDMRDRLHSLLVKLHYKN
- the truA gene encoding tRNA pseudouridine(38-40) synthase TruA — translated: MGRIALGIEYDGAAVYGWQRQREVPSVQEHLEKALSTVANQPIEVQCAGRTDAGVHATGQVVHFSCDAPRSERAWTLGVNANLPNSVAVTWAKNVSDDFHARFSATHRRYRYVIHNAKMRPAILNSGVTHIHRELDERKMHLAAQALLGEQDFTSFRAALCQSKTPFRNVTDVSVYRQGRYVIIDIRANAFLHHMVRNITGALVEIGAGEQDVNWIAHLLSLKDRSKSAATAKPNGLYLVDVTYPEEHNLPKPPLGPLFLPEV
- a CDS encoding FimV/HubP family polar landmark protein, with protein sequence MKLHLTGLLLLTLCLSGPIITVDAQERATFLKGPKDATDQYSGLEYGPIDANDTLWRIAERYRQNNNLSVYQVMTAIYELNPNAFENGNLNLLVDGAILKLPSERYIARIDKQKAQMRAEQDDRAFAETLNKPGSSVRNIKPASPLVNQQDLTQTQTDIEQKITRLDQEQTRQFDELRMQFAASLENVEAILNENRRLYERVEAVNGELETLRSQVEGDVKSQLDMQVALQQELLDMIKAEQAQREAEKQSSFLSALTSPLSLIIGSAILSLLLVGGLIMWLLKRNSKPEEAPAPSPTITADNDEVPVPDADIDDLSSALAPDFDDKAELSDDDLFNDDDLLDDVLTSDLEESLDDELETFADLEDDMLVPDDGGDDLFEAGDDELDQSELDSLFDDDDLSDKVLNDKDADDLEGFDLSGDDDIFDEDAADDSEPEAAATEEAVSVDDDDFDIDDLLDDVQSQGTEEPESNELNESGDIDPDDILAEVNGTSDAENVDEDDIDALLASSVDSVSEAGEEEESNTSLPNVEDEDDKPEISIDDLLEEHGVDAGLTDELDSNDDLINEDMLSKLDDEINQQNNEIDKITDDLLNEIEQIEMMGGLGEEDDEDDIEDEITTSAPSPQSIQSLDAITDDLDEIVTDEIETDADFSDPLSDDLIAELQAEDELAEEPSADQIPSADQMPSAAQMPSAAQMPEDENTSSESPSQAEDEGDFEDPFTDELLAELEAELEGEPEVSPDANPDAHDENTDLTLSDGEENEDDFSDPLTDELLAELEAEESNTSEDVDQLTDELLSELESEIESENDTDAEFNAEDETVTQPEETEPALEEQPELGTELEPEQDADIESELEPELEAELESQPEPEAELDFDTESEEGELAPEDKVEVDADADTDLEDNVEPEAELAFDTESEEGELAPEDKVEDEAQQKLGAEAELDQDTDIGSEPEPELEAELESQPEPEAELDFDTESEEGELAPEEKVEAEADADSELEDTVEPQSEPELESEEQQELSTNAEPKQGSSTDAEPEEQPELGTEVEPEQDADIESELEPELEAELESQPEPEAELEFEEEVEAEIEPEPELESATESAEDKTESDADDPLDDAIEAFEKQMMDDIPSFGEIEPSAVEKPSAEQEPSSDDFAQDESESPAEEDSDDYDDSLLDEAFDEIDSFELEQEVDGVDESDQQLEDSGSAENMDSVQEPDSSEDDSEESKEKEFNELDDVPGLDDWLSGSDEDDAVDDNEILDDLDSAEFDELLQSLESDDAVDASDIESEDTQESVTENDADTLELEQEADDDATFELEDDVADNLEATENLEPAETDDTFELDENDETFELDDGDDIESALDDSEEETFALEDDDSELALDDLDIPDDVDLDIATPVEIEEDQQGAEQAEPEKEQEEELKLDNPDLDLAALLSDVDAESEPQTPSEDFLDVEALMDDGDDSDELDPDSQALDLDVSLSDFTGVSDEDTVIDIDKDAGQNANLDLARAYIEMEDADAAKELLEEVMKDGSEEQKQEAASILQKIT